A genomic region of Magnolia sinica isolate HGM2019 chromosome 6, MsV1, whole genome shotgun sequence contains the following coding sequences:
- the LOC131248670 gene encoding NDR1/HIN1-like protein 1 — MAYLWWSPPVQGLGLKDNEARPPGFYVKTTLQRPNSILSSKCRNRFSSSWLFPPSFSHHHHLHHHPTSLFENTFSSFFLSLPYKNLLPSPSMAEENQTQTKMTGDNKTQHPKTKDMAPMYSPSDTRRIICAALGILFLLAGVTTLVLWLVYRPSKPHFNVVGAAIYDMNTTSTSMISTTMQFTITVSNPNKRTSAYYDRLTAFVSYRNQAITTPVPLPTLYQEPESTVALSPMMGGVMVPVSREVSGGLTVDEAYGVMGLRLVVLGRVRWKAGPFKSGHYGMYVKCDMLVGLKKGFVGQVPLLGSPDCSVDL, encoded by the coding sequence ATGGCCTATTTATGGTGGAGTCCACCTGTCCAAGGGCTGGGATTAAAGGATAACGAAGCAAGGCCACCAGGCTTCTATGTTAAAACCACTTTACAAAGGCCTAATTCCATTCTTTCTTCCAAGTGTCGCAATAGATTCTCTTCTTCTTGGCTTTTTCCTCCTTCATTttcccaccaccaccacctccaTCACCACCCAACTTCTCTTTTTGAAAACACcttttcctctttcttcctctctcttccatATAAAAACCTCTTACCGTCTCCTTCCATGGCTGAAGAAAACCAAACCCAAACGAAAATGACTGGAGACAACAAAACCCAACACCCCAAAACCAAAGACATGGCACCCATGTATTCCCCCAGCGACACTCGCCGCATCATCTGTGCTGCTCTCGGCATCCTCTTCCTCCTCGCTGGTGTAACAACCCTCGTCCTCTGGCTTGTCTACCGCCCATCGAAGCCGCACTTCAACGTTGTCGGCGCCGCCATCTATGACATGAACACCACATCCACATCGATGATCTCCACCACCATGCAATTCACGATAACCGTCAGTAACCCCAACAAACGGACTTCAGCATATTATGACAGACTGACGGCATTCGTATCATACCGGAACCAGGCAATTACGACGCCGGTGCCACTTCCGACCTTGTACCAGGAGCCGGAGAGCACTGTGGCACTGTCACCGATGATGGGGGGAGTGATGGTGCCGGTGTCGAGGGAGGTTTCGGGGGGATTGACGGTGGATGAGGCATATGGAGTGATGGGACTGAGGTTGGTGGTGTTGGGACGGGTGAGATGGAAAGCTGGGCCATTTAAGAGTGGGCATTATGGGATGTATGTGAAATGTGATATGTTGGTGGGGTTGAAGAAGGGGTTTGTGGGACAGGTGCCTTTGCTTGGGTCTCCTGATTGTAGTGTTGATCTTTGA